Proteins from one Triticum aestivum cultivar Chinese Spring chromosome 7A, IWGSC CS RefSeq v2.1, whole genome shotgun sequence genomic window:
- the LOC123152755 gene encoding B3 domain-containing protein Os06g0107800-like — translation MALTAARESRGAEGGGGGVELSRGGNGGNGEERIKREHMFDKVVTPSDVGKLNRLVVPKQFAERHILPRLLGGAAKAACSGAVLRFEDGRGGGRAWAFRFSYWGSSQSYVMTKGWSAFVRDRRLAAGDTVSFCRAGARLFIDCRRRGAGIVASAPMTRLLVPAIVPQVVTLMPQQSTSSDERAARGRCVRLFGVDLELAGAEPLPLDLQLALMRR, via the coding sequence ATGGCGTTGACGGCTGCGAGGGAGAGCAGAGGGgcagaggggggaggaggaggagttgagCTGTCGCGCGGCGGCAATGGTGGCAATGGCGAAGAGAGGATCAAGCGGGAGCACATGTTTGACAAGGTGGTGACGCCGAGCGACGTGGGCAAGCTGAACCGGCTGGTGGTGCCCAAGCAGTTCGCGGAGCGGCACATCCTCCCGCGGCTGCTCGGCGGCGCGGCGAAGGCGGCCTGCTCGGGCGCCGTGCTGCGGTTCGAGGACGGCCGCGGCGGGGGCAGGGCGTGGGCGTTCCGCTTCTCCTACTGGGGCAGCAGCCAGAGCTACGTCATGACCAAAGGGTGGAGCGCCTTCGTCCGtgaccgccgcctcgccgccggcgacacCGTCTCTTTCTGCCGCGCGGGCGCACGCCTCTTCATCGACTGCCGGCGGCGTGGCGCCGGAATAGTAGCCTCGGCGCCGATGACACGCCTCCTCGTGCCAGCAATTGTGCCGCAAGTTGTCACGCTCATGCCGCAGCAGTCGACGTCGTCAGACGAGAGGGCGGCGCGTGGCCGCTGCGTCCGGCTGTTCGGCGTGGACCTCGAGCTCGCCGGCGCCGAGCCGCTGCCGCTAGATTTGCAGCTAGCTTTGATGAGAAGATGA